From one Paenibacillus terrae HPL-003 genomic stretch:
- a CDS encoding galactokinase: MDTTEIKKRFIDKYGESSHELRIFHAPGRVNLIGEHIDYNGGYVLPAALEFGTTLILRARNDDEIHFASTNLSYEVSIPRGEIGKSKTDEWVDYPVGVLVELAEKGVYPSSGYDLLYHGEIPNGAGLSSSASIEVVTGYAFLTTEEQETNTVEIALLSQRAENNYVGVNCGIMDQFAVANGAADHAILLMCDTLEYRKVPFRTGVYKLVIGNTNKRRGLVDSAYNERRSQCAEALSILQQQEPTLEYLAQLDEARFGELQHYIADETVRRRAQHVVLENARVLASVDALAANDLAAFGQLMNTSHDSLRDLYEVSCMELDVMVEEARRIPGTLGARMTGAGFGGCTVSLVHEDDVERFVKEVGEAYQTRTGLEASFYVCKAGDGVKEQKEDE; the protein is encoded by the coding sequence ATGGACACTACTGAAATAAAGAAACGTTTTATCGACAAATATGGTGAAAGCAGCCATGAGCTGCGGATATTTCATGCTCCCGGGCGTGTTAATTTGATTGGGGAGCATATTGACTACAACGGTGGTTATGTACTCCCGGCTGCACTGGAATTCGGTACGACGCTGATTCTTCGTGCGCGTAATGATGATGAAATTCATTTTGCTTCGACAAACCTTTCGTATGAAGTATCTATCCCACGCGGAGAAATAGGTAAAAGTAAAACCGATGAGTGGGTGGACTATCCAGTCGGTGTGCTGGTGGAGCTGGCTGAAAAGGGAGTTTATCCGTCTAGCGGATACGACCTGCTCTATCATGGAGAAATACCGAACGGTGCCGGATTATCCTCATCTGCCTCCATTGAGGTTGTAACGGGATACGCGTTCCTCACTACCGAAGAACAGGAAACGAACACAGTCGAAATTGCTTTATTGTCCCAGCGGGCAGAAAACAATTACGTGGGTGTCAATTGCGGTATTATGGACCAGTTCGCTGTAGCGAATGGTGCGGCTGACCATGCCATTCTGCTGATGTGCGATACGCTGGAGTATCGCAAGGTGCCTTTCCGTACAGGAGTTTATAAGCTGGTCATCGGCAACACGAATAAGCGCCGCGGGCTGGTGGATTCAGCCTATAACGAGCGCCGTAGCCAATGTGCTGAAGCGCTGTCTATTTTGCAGCAGCAGGAGCCGACGCTGGAATACCTCGCTCAGCTGGATGAGGCCCGTTTCGGTGAGCTCCAGCATTATATTGCGGATGAAACGGTACGTCGCCGGGCACAGCATGTGGTATTGGAAAATGCTCGCGTGCTAGCCTCTGTCGATGCTCTTGCTGCGAATGATCTTGCAGCTTTTGGGCAATTGATGAACACTTCGCATGATTCATTGCGCGATTTGTATGAAGTTAGCTGCATGGAGCTGGATGTGATGGTCGAGGAAGCACGGCGCATTCCTGGCACGCTGGGTGCGCGTATGACGGGAGCCGGATTTGGGGGCTGTACGGTTTCACTGGTCCATGAGGACGATGTGGAACGGTTTGTGAAGGAAGTCGGCGAAGCTTATCAGACCCGGACAGGGCTGGAAGCCAGCTTTTATGTATGTAAGGCGGGAGACGGAGTTAAAGAACAGAAGGAGGACGAATAA
- a CDS encoding AraC family transcriptional regulator, with amino-acid sequence MQTHSYSYAVASNPVFYENSPLHVLFAGESQTKSAHAVGPKLYDYYLLHFVESGKGIFRTEQHSYQLEKNDFFLIHPGQLVSYTSDEEEPWRYRWSAFTGQHTEQMVQEAGLRVRQPVFHASSESLIPSYLEQMQLAFYSRKSSSHLAALGYLYLIMGEAGNHLSDWSDPTGADSQIRRTVKQMVQYMSTQYAHPVSIEQMSEGLGYNRAYLSRIFKKETGISPVTYLLKLRIDKSRQLLRERPELSVEQVAASVGLTDALYFSRQFKRFCGQSPTQYRSKIQQYPHP; translated from the coding sequence TTGCAAACGCATTCATATAGTTATGCTGTGGCCTCCAATCCGGTGTTTTATGAAAATAGCCCGCTGCACGTGCTTTTTGCCGGGGAGAGTCAAACCAAATCCGCTCATGCCGTCGGGCCGAAGCTCTATGATTACTATTTGCTTCATTTTGTAGAATCTGGAAAAGGCATCTTCCGAACCGAGCAGCACTCATATCAGCTTGAAAAAAACGATTTTTTCCTGATCCATCCCGGTCAGCTCGTAAGCTACACCTCCGATGAAGAGGAGCCGTGGCGATATCGCTGGTCTGCGTTTACGGGACAGCATACCGAACAGATGGTGCAGGAAGCAGGACTGCGCGTGCGCCAGCCTGTCTTCCACGCTTCCAGTGAAAGCCTGATCCCCAGCTATTTGGAGCAGATGCAGCTAGCCTTTTACAGCCGAAAATCCAGCTCGCATCTTGCAGCCCTCGGCTACCTGTATCTGATCATGGGGGAAGCGGGTAATCATTTAAGCGACTGGTCTGACCCAACCGGGGCGGATTCGCAAATTCGGCGGACGGTCAAGCAGATGGTCCAATATATGTCCACTCAATATGCGCATCCCGTTTCTATCGAACAAATGTCCGAAGGACTTGGTTATAACCGTGCGTATTTGTCACGTATATTCAAGAAGGAGACGGGCATCTCCCCTGTCACCTATCTGCTCAAGCTGCGAATTGACAAGTCTCGTCAACTGCTACGCGAGCGTCCCGAGCTTTCGGTGGAGCAGGTGGCCGCTTCGGTGGGATTGACAGACGCTTTGTATTTCTCGCGTCAATTCAAGCGCTTCTGCGGTCAGTCGCCAACCCAATATCGAAGCAAGATTCAGCAATATCCGCATCCTTAA
- the mgrA gene encoding L-glyceraldehyde 3-phosphate reductase, protein MVYLAGDDRYESMKYNRTGRSGLKLPAISLGLWHNFGGINNAENGRNMVTRSFDLGITHFDLANNYGPPAGSAEEFFGQVLASDLKPYRDEMVISTKAGYYMWPGPYGDWGSRKYLISSLDQSLKRLGLDYVDIFYSHRFDPDTPLEETMQALDHIVRSGKALYVGVSNYSAEQTAEAARILKELGTPLLIHQPRYSLLDRWIENGLQDVLDENGIGSIAFCPLAQGLLTNKYLNGIPEDSRAASTSVFLNENNVTPETLRKVRALNQMAAARGQSLAQFSLAWSLRGGRLTSALIGASRVSQIEENVAALSNLDFSQEELDRIDSILNAGNLQDGGTA, encoded by the coding sequence ATGGTTTATTTGGCTGGCGATGATCGTTATGAAAGTATGAAATATAACCGTACAGGGAGATCGGGCCTTAAGCTGCCTGCCATTTCACTGGGCTTGTGGCACAATTTTGGCGGGATCAACAATGCGGAGAACGGCCGTAACATGGTTACCCGCTCCTTTGATCTGGGGATTACGCATTTTGATCTGGCTAATAACTATGGTCCACCGGCGGGTTCAGCAGAGGAATTTTTCGGACAAGTGTTGGCTAGTGATTTGAAGCCGTACCGGGATGAGATGGTCATTTCAACCAAGGCGGGCTACTATATGTGGCCAGGACCTTACGGTGATTGGGGCTCACGCAAGTATCTGATATCCAGTCTGGATCAGAGCTTGAAGCGATTGGGTCTGGATTACGTCGACATATTTTACTCCCACCGGTTTGATCCTGATACGCCGCTGGAAGAAACAATGCAGGCTCTGGATCATATCGTACGTTCCGGCAAAGCGTTGTATGTGGGCGTGTCTAATTATAGTGCGGAGCAAACGGCAGAAGCGGCTCGTATTCTAAAGGAACTGGGAACACCGCTGCTGATTCATCAACCGAGATATTCCTTGCTTGACCGCTGGATTGAGAATGGGTTGCAGGATGTACTGGACGAAAACGGGATCGGTAGTATTGCCTTTTGCCCGCTGGCTCAGGGACTGTTGACTAACAAATATTTGAACGGAATTCCCGAGGATTCACGTGCGGCGAGTACATCAGTTTTCTTGAATGAGAACAATGTGACACCTGAAACACTTCGTAAGGTGCGTGCTCTTAATCAGATGGCGGCTGCACGAGGACAAAGCTTGGCCCAATTTTCACTCGCCTGGTCTCTACGCGGGGGTCGCTTAACCTCTGCTTTGATTGGGGCAAGCCGTGTGAGCCAAATTGAAGAAAACGTTGCTGCCTTGTCCAATCTGGACTTTTCACAGGAAGAGCTGGATCGGATTGATTCGATTCTGAATGCCGGGAACTTACAGGACGGCGGCACAGCCTAA
- a CDS encoding NAD-dependent protein deacylase, with protein MDKVKTLAEWIQQSQNIVFFGGAGTSTESGIPDFRSAAGLYQSEEKLPYPPEVMLSRSFFVKHPEVFFGFYRSKMLHRDAEPNGCHRFLASLEQQGRLKAVVTQNIDGLHQAAGSVNVLELHGSVHRNHCMECGRFYSLNEVMDSSEVVPKCPEDGGIIKPEVVLYEEELDQDTLVRSIQAISQADLLLIGGTSLTVHPAAGLITYFHGKHTVLLNTDPTSYDHKADLLITDPIARVMGELGSQLSL; from the coding sequence ATGGACAAAGTAAAAACGTTGGCTGAATGGATACAGCAATCACAAAATATTGTTTTTTTCGGCGGGGCGGGTACGTCGACGGAGAGCGGTATCCCGGATTTTCGTTCGGCGGCTGGTCTGTATCAGAGTGAGGAAAAACTGCCTTATCCCCCGGAGGTTATGCTTAGCCGTTCTTTTTTTGTAAAGCATCCTGAAGTGTTCTTTGGCTTCTATCGCAGCAAAATGCTGCATCGGGATGCGGAGCCGAACGGCTGCCATCGTTTCCTTGCATCACTGGAACAGCAAGGACGACTCAAAGCGGTCGTGACGCAAAACATTGACGGATTGCATCAGGCCGCAGGCAGTGTGAATGTGCTTGAGCTTCACGGCTCGGTGCATCGCAACCATTGTATGGAATGCGGGCGCTTTTACAGTCTGAACGAAGTGATGGACAGCTCCGAGGTGGTGCCCAAATGCCCAGAAGACGGGGGAATTATCAAACCGGAGGTCGTTTTATACGAGGAAGAGCTGGATCAGGATACGCTTGTCCGATCCATTCAGGCTATCTCGCAGGCAGATCTGCTATTAATTGGAGGAACCTCACTGACGGTGCATCCTGCGGCGGGGCTAATTACTTATTTTCACGGTAAACATACGGTACTGCTTAATACAGACCCAACTTCATATGATCACAAGGCGGATCTCCTGATTACCGATCCCATAGCCAGGGTTATGGGAGAACTCGGCAGTCAATTGAGTTTGTAA
- a CDS encoding HAD family hydrolase, translating to MSELVVQGQRFPCRGILLDKDGTLLDFIQLWGPWARSILDMMEQHLAVAGTDFTVEKGSILGTIHDPVGRVIGYDPSGPLAMGTVDETTGVLAWQLYTVGVPWNEAVRLVRDFNKMAMADIRRHRAAKVFPGLRTLLEQSRRAGLKLAVVTSDSTEAAQEHLDWMGLTSYFDEVIGHDRVTYGKPDPEMAEKACDLLGLSPADVVVIGDSNGDMQMGKRAGVRLAIGFAPEPERSGHLLDADIIVRGYEEMEVREAWTK from the coding sequence ATGTCTGAGTTAGTCGTGCAGGGACAGCGGTTTCCATGCCGTGGCATTTTATTGGACAAGGATGGCACGCTGCTGGATTTTATTCAGTTGTGGGGTCCCTGGGCCCGTTCTATACTGGATATGATGGAACAGCATCTTGCCGTGGCGGGTACTGACTTTACCGTGGAAAAAGGCAGCATTCTGGGTACGATCCACGATCCCGTGGGTCGCGTGATCGGCTATGACCCTTCCGGCCCGCTGGCGATGGGGACGGTGGATGAGACCACGGGTGTGCTGGCTTGGCAGCTTTATACTGTCGGTGTACCGTGGAATGAAGCGGTGAGGCTTGTTCGGGATTTTAACAAAATGGCGATGGCTGATATTCGGCGACATCGGGCCGCGAAGGTATTTCCGGGTTTACGCACGTTACTGGAGCAAAGCCGCCGTGCCGGATTGAAGCTGGCGGTCGTGACCTCTGACAGTACAGAGGCCGCGCAGGAGCACCTGGATTGGATGGGGCTGACGTCATATTTTGACGAGGTCATCGGACACGACAGGGTTACATACGGCAAACCGGACCCGGAAATGGCTGAAAAAGCCTGCGATTTGCTAGGATTGTCGCCAGCGGATGTAGTTGTCATCGGAGACAGCAACGGGGATATGCAGATGGGCAAGCGTGCCGGGGTGCGGCTGGCCATCGGATTTGCGCCAGAGCCTGAACGTTCCGGTCATTTGCTGGACGCGGACATCATCGTCCGCGGATATGAAGAGATGGAGGTGCGTGAAGCATGGACAAAGTAA
- a CDS encoding alpha/beta fold hydrolase, giving the protein MRRRTRRSYSSYGTRGPRKIWKILLGILIVIVLIAGWGAWKVFTPYQPDSTATAALTEAADAVKVNEQEHWVGFEPAKRNGAGVILYPGALVKPESYAPLARRLAEKGHHVIIAKMPLNLALTSPDLAGEVLKAYPKETFVIGGHSLGGVMAARYAAAHPDQVKGVFFLASYPDSKGDLKDKNLPVISLLGSDDGVIKMDSVQSGRAYLPANTLYFTVEGGNHAQFGSYGAQKGDNPAKISSAEQWNQTVSALQDWMKESVDSAPKNQ; this is encoded by the coding sequence ATGAGAAGAAGAACGAGAAGATCATATAGCTCATATGGGACACGCGGTCCCAGGAAAATATGGAAAATCCTTTTGGGAATCCTGATTGTCATTGTGCTTATCGCAGGCTGGGGAGCATGGAAAGTATTTACGCCCTATCAACCTGACAGCACAGCTACTGCTGCATTAACAGAAGCAGCCGATGCTGTGAAGGTGAACGAACAAGAGCATTGGGTTGGTTTTGAGCCTGCAAAAAGGAACGGTGCCGGAGTTATTTTGTATCCGGGTGCGTTGGTGAAGCCCGAAAGTTACGCTCCTTTGGCCCGCCGTCTGGCGGAAAAGGGGCATCATGTGATCATTGCAAAAATGCCGCTGAATCTTGCATTGACTTCCCCGGATTTGGCGGGCGAGGTGTTGAAGGCATATCCGAAAGAAACTTTTGTGATCGGAGGCCATTCGTTAGGCGGTGTTATGGCTGCACGCTATGCCGCTGCACATCCCGATCAGGTCAAGGGCGTATTTTTCCTTGCTTCCTACCCGGACAGTAAGGGCGATTTGAAGGATAAAAATCTGCCGGTCATTTCCCTGCTTGGAAGTGATGATGGAGTCATTAAAATGGATAGTGTTCAGAGTGGAAGAGCCTATCTACCAGCCAATACGCTGTATTTTACAGTTGAGGGCGGCAATCATGCCCAATTCGGCAGCTACGGAGCCCAAAAGGGCGATAACCCAGCGAAAATTAGCTCGGCCGAGCAATGGAATCAAACAGTTTCAGCTTTGCAGGACTGGATGAAAGAGAGTGTAGATTCAGCTCCAAAAAACCAGTAA